One genomic window of Candidatus Pseudobacter hemicellulosilyticus includes the following:
- a CDS encoding discoidin domain-containing protein yields MYRNVCIVFRSVSLSGLFLLGMSALRAQTPALSLNSDNKIISWKVKPAAELPATGAQLSAAGYADQDWVKAIVPGTVFASYVAAGLEKDPNFGDNIHQVDRAKYDRNFWYRSEFSIPANFTRERVWLNFRGVNRKAEVFVNGQRVGQLDGFMDRGQFDITPLLNRAGKNALAVLVHWPQPPMANVASPTYIASGGWDWIPYVPGLNMGITDKVFLSNTGSLTLKDGWVRTQLPSNARADLAVSVEVSNPTAANVQAVVKGLIQPGNIPFSQQVTVPANNVEEVKFDIKRFPQLVVNSPRLWWPNGYGEPNLYTCQLSVAINGKESDQQELQFGIKKYTYDTLGNVLHVHINGVPVFLKGGNWGMSEYLLRSRGEEYDTRVRLHREMNFNIIRNWIGHVTDEEFYEACDKYGIMVWDDFWINSNPNLPRDLRAFNHNVVEKIKRVRNHPSIAVWCGDNEGWPEPPISGWMKESLKAFDGGERYYQANSHADNLTGSGPWGGYDPRHYFVAPPLAIGGNRGWGLRTETGTAVFTNFESFKKFMPQDKWWPRNDMWNLHYFGPQAFNAAPDRYEEMVNTRYGQANGIEDFCRKAQFVNIEVNKAMYEGWLDHIWEDASGIMTWMSQSAYPSMVWQTYDYYFDLTGAYWGAKKACEPLHIQWNPATDAVKVINTTGKDVSGLTAEATVYNLDGKPVKQYSQLARVASPANSAAWCFTLPFSQAKTDLALNKPAVASSTEGGQPTANVTDGNSGTRWASNSADQEWIYIDLGEPKEVGGVGLNWQDAYGKAYKIQTSNDAFHWNDVYSTVDGRMGELDCFFPEVKARYVRMLGMERGSWWGYSLWDFKVYEGNVASEDLSDVHFIRLSLKDAGGKVVSDNFYWRGNKRKDFTALNLLPKINLQTSSKLRKADGKYWLTAQITNPAASKAIAFGIRVQAVRPDGEQVLPSLMNDNYFSLLPGESKEIVIECKESDAGGTPKLKVELYNNYDK; encoded by the coding sequence ATGTATAGGAACGTTTGCATCGTATTCAGATCAGTAAGTTTATCAGGTCTGTTCCTGTTAGGGATGAGCGCTCTGCGTGCGCAGACCCCTGCCTTATCCCTGAACAGTGACAACAAGATCATCAGCTGGAAAGTAAAACCCGCAGCAGAACTGCCTGCCACGGGCGCCCAGCTCAGTGCAGCCGGTTATGCGGACCAGGACTGGGTAAAGGCCATTGTGCCCGGTACTGTCTTTGCGTCTTATGTGGCTGCTGGCCTGGAGAAAGATCCCAATTTCGGGGACAATATCCACCAGGTGGACCGCGCAAAGTATGATCGTAATTTCTGGTACCGCAGTGAGTTCAGCATTCCTGCAAATTTTACGCGGGAAAGGGTCTGGCTCAATTTCCGGGGCGTGAACCGCAAAGCGGAAGTATTTGTGAATGGCCAGCGGGTGGGCCAGCTGGATGGCTTTATGGATCGTGGCCAGTTTGATATCACCCCACTGCTGAACAGGGCGGGTAAGAATGCGCTGGCTGTGCTGGTCCACTGGCCGCAGCCACCAATGGCCAATGTGGCCAGTCCTACCTATATAGCCAGTGGCGGCTGGGACTGGATCCCCTATGTGCCCGGTCTGAATATGGGCATCACCGACAAAGTGTTCCTGTCCAATACCGGCAGCCTGACGCTCAAAGATGGCTGGGTGCGCACACAGCTGCCTTCCAACGCCCGCGCTGATCTGGCCGTGTCTGTAGAGGTCAGCAATCCTACAGCCGCCAATGTACAGGCTGTAGTAAAAGGACTGATACAGCCCGGAAATATTCCTTTTAGCCAACAGGTTACTGTCCCTGCCAATAATGTGGAAGAAGTGAAATTTGATATCAAACGTTTTCCGCAACTGGTGGTCAATAGTCCCAGGCTCTGGTGGCCCAATGGCTATGGCGAACCCAATCTCTATACCTGCCAGCTCAGTGTGGCCATCAATGGCAAAGAATCTGACCAGCAGGAACTGCAGTTCGGCATAAAAAAGTATACTTATGATACCCTGGGCAATGTGCTGCATGTGCATATCAATGGGGTGCCTGTTTTTCTCAAAGGGGGCAACTGGGGGATGAGTGAATACCTGCTGCGCAGCAGGGGCGAGGAATATGATACCCGGGTAAGACTGCACAGGGAAATGAACTTTAATATTATCCGTAACTGGATAGGCCATGTAACGGATGAAGAATTCTATGAGGCCTGCGATAAATATGGCATCATGGTCTGGGACGATTTCTGGATCAATTCCAATCCCAACCTGCCCCGGGATCTGCGTGCCTTCAACCACAACGTGGTGGAAAAGATCAAACGGGTGCGCAACCATCCCAGCATTGCTGTCTGGTGTGGCGATAATGAAGGCTGGCCCGAACCGCCCATCAGTGGCTGGATGAAGGAAAGCCTCAAAGCCTTTGATGGCGGTGAGCGGTACTACCAGGCCAATTCCCACGCAGATAACCTCACGGGCAGCGGCCCCTGGGGCGGCTATGATCCCCGGCATTATTTTGTGGCGCCGCCACTGGCCATTGGTGGCAACCGCGGCTGGGGGCTACGCACCGAGACAGGCACGGCCGTATTCACCAATTTCGAGAGCTTTAAAAAGTTTATGCCGCAGGACAAATGGTGGCCACGGAACGATATGTGGAACCTGCACTATTTTGGCCCGCAGGCATTCAATGCGGCGCCCGACCGCTATGAGGAGATGGTGAATACCCGCTATGGCCAGGCCAATGGCATCGAGGATTTTTGCCGCAAAGCACAGTTTGTAAATATAGAGGTCAACAAAGCCATGTATGAAGGCTGGCTGGACCATATCTGGGAAGATGCTTCCGGTATCATGACCTGGATGAGCCAGAGCGCTTATCCATCAATGGTATGGCAGACATACGATTATTATTTTGATCTCACCGGCGCCTACTGGGGTGCTAAAAAAGCCTGTGAACCCCTGCATATCCAGTGGAACCCTGCTACCGATGCCGTGAAAGTGATCAACACTACCGGTAAGGATGTCAGCGGGCTGACCGCTGAAGCCACTGTCTACAACCTGGACGGCAAGCCGGTAAAGCAATATAGCCAGCTGGCCCGCGTGGCATCACCGGCCAATTCAGCGGCCTGGTGTTTTACCCTGCCTTTCAGCCAGGCAAAAACTGACCTGGCGCTTAACAAACCTGCTGTGGCCTCCTCTACAGAAGGCGGTCAGCCCACGGCCAATGTCACCGATGGCAACAGCGGCACGCGCTGGGCCAGTAACAGTGCTGACCAGGAATGGATCTATATAGATCTGGGCGAACCAAAAGAAGTGGGTGGGGTAGGGCTTAACTGGCAGGATGCCTATGGCAAGGCCTATAAGATCCAGACCTCCAACGATGCTTTCCACTGGAACGATGTGTATTCAACGGTGGATGGTCGCATGGGTGAGCTGGACTGTTTCTTCCCCGAAGTGAAAGCCCGCTATGTTCGTATGCTGGGCATGGAGCGCGGCAGCTGGTGGGGCTATTCTCTCTGGGATTTCAAGGTCTATGAGGGCAATGTGGCCAGTGAGGACCTGTCGGACGTGCATTTCATCCGGCTCAGCCTGAAAGATGCCGGCGGTAAAGTAGTGAGTGATAATTTCTACTGGCGGGGTAATAAGCGGAAAGATTTTACGGCGCTCAACCTGCTGCCAAAGATCAACCTGCAGACCAGTTCAAAACTGAGAAAGGCCGATGGTAAATACTGGCTCACGGCGCAGATCACCAACCCTGCGGCTTCCAAAGCCATTGCTTTTGGGATCCGGGTGCAGGCGGTGCGTCCTGATGGCGAACAGGTGCTGCCATCGCTGATGAACGATAATTATTTCTCGCTGCTGCCGGGAGAAAGTAAGGAGATAGTGATTGAGTGCAAAGAAAGCGATGCCGGTGGTACGCCGAAACTGAAAGTGGAATTGTATAATAATTACGATAAGTGA
- a CDS encoding DUF4998 domain-containing protein, which produces MKLYIGLVCCCVLLACSKKDKDYEHFLEGGEIVYPGVIANTSYRAGDQRVQLYWNPSPDPNVKEYHILWNNNQDSLVVPAATFNPKDTVRVTIPGLAEYVYSFTVYSYDQNGNRSIPMTVNNVRVYGPVYTNGLLNRAYNADNPYSVSVDGKLTLNFNQPDTINIHTAIRYTNRQDQLATVYIGPTDNSITIDDYKFGTSLDYRSAYVPMVRAIDTFNAPAYSEFPTVTAIVMMDKSKFAAMKLDNDVSDAWGWVMSNLWNGYSNESQGAGFHSADYTAPASFTFDMGQAASLKYFRLWSRASGYYNYGNLKTFELYGSNAPVQNGDWSAWTLMGHFTSHKPSGTPVGTVTEEDKAFQDAGESFDFPAGLPAYRYLRVKVIETWGSTNYCHLMELSFFTEL; this is translated from the coding sequence ATGAAATTATATATCGGCCTTGTATGCTGCTGCGTATTGCTGGCATGCAGTAAAAAGGATAAGGACTATGAGCATTTCCTGGAAGGCGGGGAGATCGTTTACCCGGGCGTGATTGCCAATACCAGTTATAGGGCGGGAGATCAGCGGGTACAGCTTTACTGGAATCCCAGCCCGGATCCCAACGTGAAAGAGTACCATATACTCTGGAACAATAACCAGGATTCGCTGGTAGTGCCAGCCGCTACCTTCAATCCAAAAGATACCGTACGGGTCACCATTCCCGGCCTGGCTGAATATGTGTATTCCTTCACGGTCTATTCCTACGACCAGAACGGGAACCGGTCTATCCCCATGACCGTTAATAATGTCAGGGTCTATGGACCGGTGTATACCAACGGCCTGCTCAACAGGGCCTACAATGCGGACAATCCGTATTCAGTCAGCGTTGACGGGAAACTGACACTGAATTTCAACCAGCCGGATACCATCAATATTCATACTGCCATCCGGTATACCAACCGGCAGGACCAGTTGGCCACCGTATATATCGGGCCAACTGATAACAGCATCACTATTGACGATTATAAATTCGGCACCAGCCTGGACTATCGCTCCGCGTATGTGCCCATGGTTCGCGCCATAGATACTTTCAATGCACCGGCCTACAGCGAGTTTCCCACCGTTACAGCCATTGTGATGATGGACAAGTCAAAATTTGCAGCCATGAAGCTTGACAATGATGTGAGTGATGCCTGGGGCTGGGTAATGTCCAATCTATGGAATGGCTATAGCAATGAATCGCAGGGCGCAGGCTTTCACAGCGCGGATTATACCGCCCCGGCCAGTTTCACCTTTGATATGGGCCAGGCCGCTTCCCTGAAATATTTCAGGCTCTGGTCCCGTGCCTCCGGTTATTACAATTACGGTAATCTCAAAACCTTCGAGTTATATGGCAGCAATGCGCCTGTGCAGAATGGCGACTGGAGCGCCTGGACGCTGATGGGCCATTTCACTTCGCATAAACCTTCCGGTACACCGGTAGGCACTGTTACGGAAGAGGACAAAGCCTTCCAGGATGCGGGCGAGTCATTTGATTTCCCGGCTGGCCTGCCGGCCTACCGGTACCTGCGTGTCAAGGTCATTGAAACCTGGGGAAGCACTAATTACTGCCACCTGATGGAGCTGTCCTTTTTCACGGAGCTGTAA
- a CDS encoding DUF5000 domain-containing lipoprotein encodes MKAIHNLSVLTLLLALAGCYKDEDVRKPNGSDDTRPDVVRNVQVRNFNGGAVLTYALPSSANFLYVMAEYRINDGKSRQTKSSYYIDSLVVDGFEKSQEYEVTLYAVSRADIKSDPVVVKVHPETPYYKLIKETVSIEPDFGGINILAQNPAKRPVTVNLITRNADLGRYEIEEQQFTALDDVRFSVRGYSSEPREFGVFISDQFGNQSDTIFNTVTPFYEELLDKSKFKVYRLPSDAVIDYGWESLYLFDGLTDGSSNGWHTRGGELPAAVTLDMGQSAKLSRFVMWHRPSAVYSYGSPKNFSLWGTEKGNPADAQIPTDQPEGTVVGDWTNLGNFRFPDPPSGNAPGSVTAVDEAFVKAGVNFNVPIDAPRARYIRLQVTSTWGGVDYCYFMELSVYGNP; translated from the coding sequence ATGAAAGCTATTCATAACTTATCGGTACTTACCCTGCTGCTGGCCCTGGCAGGTTGTTATAAAGACGAGGATGTCCGGAAGCCCAATGGCTCCGATGATACCAGACCGGATGTGGTCAGGAATGTACAGGTCAGGAATTTCAACGGCGGCGCCGTGCTGACCTATGCATTGCCCAGCTCCGCCAATTTCCTGTACGTGATGGCCGAGTACCGGATCAATGACGGTAAATCGCGACAGACCAAATCCAGTTATTATATCGACAGCCTGGTAGTGGACGGCTTTGAAAAAAGCCAGGAGTATGAGGTCACGCTCTATGCGGTGAGCCGGGCCGATATCAAATCAGATCCCGTGGTGGTGAAAGTGCATCCTGAAACGCCTTACTATAAACTGATCAAAGAGACTGTCAGCATTGAGCCCGATTTCGGGGGCATCAATATCCTGGCGCAGAACCCGGCAAAGCGACCGGTAACGGTGAACCTGATCACACGTAATGCAGACCTGGGCCGGTATGAGATAGAAGAACAGCAGTTCACGGCCCTGGATGATGTCAGGTTCTCTGTACGCGGTTATTCTTCCGAGCCCCGTGAATTTGGGGTGTTCATCTCCGATCAGTTCGGTAACCAGTCGGATACCATCTTCAATACAGTAACGCCTTTCTATGAAGAGCTGCTGGACAAAAGCAAATTCAAGGTCTACAGGCTGCCTTCCGATGCCGTCATTGATTATGGCTGGGAATCCCTTTACCTTTTTGACGGGCTCACAGATGGTTCTTCCAATGGCTGGCATACCCGCGGGGGCGAGCTGCCTGCCGCTGTTACACTGGATATGGGACAATCGGCCAAGCTTAGCCGCTTTGTGATGTGGCACCGGCCCAGTGCAGTATACAGCTATGGCAGCCCCAAGAACTTCTCGCTCTGGGGCACTGAAAAGGGGAACCCGGCGGATGCACAGATACCCACTGATCAGCCGGAAGGCACTGTGGTGGGGGACTGGACCAACCTCGGTAATTTCCGTTTCCCTGATCCGCCCTCCGGTAATGCACCCGGTTCGGTGACTGCGGTAGATGAAGCCTTTGTAAAAGCAGGCGTCAACTTCAATGTACCTATCGATGCGCCACGCGCAAGATATATACGGCTCCAGGTGACTTCCACCTGGGGTGGAGTGGATTATTGCTATTTCATGGAGCTGAGCGTATATGGCAATCCCTGA
- a CDS encoding RagB/SusD family nutrient uptake outer membrane protein has translation MKKYLLYIVAALGLGSLAGCKKYLDVTPEDYGTLDYAFRNRNEAENYLFTCYSHLQYLNWVAENPGFTTSSEIIYPNDLQQHPISETGFNLIRGTQNAGNPGLNYWDGSSGGNPFFKAIRKCNTMLENMDKPVDLSAAEKQRWTAETKFLKAYYNYFLFRLYGPIPIMDVNLPVNAPAEEVRVYRQPVDSVVTYIKGLLDEAIPDLPPMIENQAREMGRITRLVALSVKAELLMMAASPLFNGNPDYAGLKDNRGQLLFSATYDPAKWDTAVVACREAIRQCEANGLRLYEFMPPPGSSQLSDSLKQVLSVQHVVAERWEENPELIWAVSTHFPYQGYVIPRFTSAAVANSADNPAYFAVPLSTGELFYTNKGVPMNEDKTFDYAGRFTPKAGDDANYFYIRKDYETAKAHFGREARFYANIGFDGGNWYGNGRLDQHNMFYVQGRGPLSLAGPKDIQKRNITGYWPKKLASYLTVYDDRFTHMWYHLPVIRLAGMYLLYAEALNEVNGPSPEVYDYIDRVRTRAGLPGVLAAWSAYSRNPGKPTTKEGLRDIIHHERRVELCFEAQSGYDLRRWKELQAVLSKPLQGWSITEVQAVNYYRPRTVYEPIFGLRDYLFPIQSSNIIVNENLVQNPYW, from the coding sequence ATGAAAAAGTACCTGCTCTATATAGTAGCCGCCCTTGGCCTGGGATCCCTGGCCGGCTGTAAAAAATACCTCGATGTAACGCCGGAGGATTACGGCACCCTGGACTATGCTTTCCGCAACCGGAACGAGGCGGAGAATTATCTCTTTACCTGTTACTCGCACCTCCAGTACCTGAACTGGGTGGCGGAGAATCCCGGCTTCACCACTTCTTCTGAGATCATTTATCCCAACGACCTCCAGCAGCATCCCATCAGTGAAACAGGCTTTAACCTGATCCGCGGTACGCAGAATGCCGGCAACCCCGGTCTCAATTACTGGGATGGTTCCAGTGGCGGCAATCCCTTTTTCAAGGCTATCCGCAAATGCAATACCATGCTGGAGAATATGGACAAGCCGGTGGACCTGTCGGCTGCGGAAAAACAGCGCTGGACTGCTGAAACAAAATTCCTGAAAGCTTACTATAACTATTTCCTGTTCCGCCTCTACGGTCCTATTCCTATCATGGATGTGAACCTGCCGGTAAATGCACCGGCGGAAGAAGTCCGGGTATACAGGCAGCCCGTGGACTCCGTGGTAACCTATATCAAGGGACTGCTGGATGAAGCCATCCCTGACCTGCCGCCCATGATCGAGAACCAGGCCCGGGAAATGGGCCGTATCACCCGGCTGGTGGCCCTTTCCGTAAAAGCAGAATTGCTGATGATGGCGGCCAGTCCGCTGTTCAATGGCAATCCTGATTATGCCGGCCTGAAGGATAATCGCGGCCAGCTGCTGTTCTCCGCCACCTATGATCCTGCCAAATGGGATACAGCGGTGGTAGCCTGCCGGGAAGCCATCCGGCAGTGTGAGGCCAATGGCCTGCGTCTGTACGAGTTTATGCCGCCTCCGGGCAGCAGCCAGTTATCGGACTCCCTGAAGCAGGTGCTGTCCGTGCAGCATGTGGTGGCCGAACGCTGGGAAGAAAACCCCGAACTGATCTGGGCTGTCAGCACGCATTTCCCTTACCAGGGTTATGTGATCCCCCGCTTTACTTCCGCCGCTGTAGCCAATAGTGCCGATAACCCTGCCTATTTTGCTGTACCACTTTCCACAGGTGAACTGTTCTATACCAACAAGGGAGTGCCCATGAACGAAGACAAGACCTTCGATTATGCCGGTCGCTTTACACCGAAGGCCGGGGATGACGCCAACTATTTTTATATCCGGAAGGATTATGAAACGGCCAAAGCACATTTTGGCCGGGAAGCCAGGTTCTATGCCAATATCGGTTTTGATGGCGGCAACTGGTATGGCAATGGCCGGCTGGATCAGCACAATATGTTTTATGTGCAGGGCCGGGGACCCTTATCCCTGGCTGGTCCCAAAGATATCCAGAAAAGGAATATCACCGGGTACTGGCCCAAAAAGCTGGCCAGCTACCTGACCGTATATGATGATCGTTTTACGCATATGTGGTATCACCTGCCGGTGATCCGCCTGGCTGGTATGTACCTGCTGTATGCTGAGGCCCTGAACGAGGTGAACGGCCCTTCTCCGGAAGTGTATGACTACATTGACCGGGTAAGAACAAGGGCCGGCCTGCCCGGTGTACTGGCTGCCTGGTCGGCCTATAGCAGGAATCCCGGCAAGCCTACCACCAAAGAAGGATTAAGGGATATCATCCACCATGAACGCCGGGTAGAGCTTTGCTTCGAAGCGCAGAGCGGTTATGATCTCCGCCGCTGGAAGGAATTGCAGGCCGTACTCAGCAAACCCCTGCAGGGCTGGAGCATTACAGAGGTGCAGGCCGTGAACTACTATCGTCCCCGCACCGTGTATGAGCCCATCTTCGGCCTGAGGGATTACCTGTTCCCGATCCAGTCCTCAAATATTATTGTCAATGAGAACCTGGTACAGAACCCTTACTGGTAA
- a CDS encoding TonB-dependent receptor codes for MTNTHAPVSRGWSLLLPRLLCLLLPLLACLPSRAQDPNRNTITGVVTDTAGKKIEGASVVVEGRSAAGTSTDVNGRFVVDAAAGTKITISFVGYIDYSFVVAANRKEYPVVLQLADQKGDEVIVVAYGKKQRKEAVVGSVTSVRPGELKIPASNLTTALAGQAAGVIAYQTSGQPGQDNATFFIRGVTTFGYKKDPLILIDNVEMSSNDLARLQVDDIASFSILKDANATALYGARGANGVILVSTKEGKVGKAKLNFRLENSFSQSNKTLDLADPITYMNLYNEASVTRGQTQALPFNPDKIRNTQATINNEPGNNPYVYPAVDWMDLLFKKRTSNQRANLSLSGGGGVARYYVAGSYNRDNGILREDTRNNADNNVKFENYQLRSNVNINLTRSTEMIVRLSGNFSEYGGPLTADGGFSMDLYNIAMHTSPVDFPAYYEPDSANRQTRHILFGNMPNTDGDNTRYNNPYALMLRGTKSSSESRMSAQVELNHKADWLTQGLNFHAMVSTNRYNYFESSLAYKPFYYSVAGYDRKTNQYSLNWINRNPGAAIEYLEYNRNPDNNRSNTFFALQTSADYNRKFGDHGISSSLIMTMQQTSYSNASSLFTSLPYRNMGVAGRLTYSLKDRYFGEFNFGYNGSERFSEEHRYGFFPTFGVSWVVSKEKFWQPLYEVVSNFKIRSSLGLVGNDAIGAQRFFYLSEVKLNEGGYAVFGTNNNYSRNGVSIVNYQNEDISWETSRQANIAVEMTVLKNINITAEFYQNHRYNILQARSYIPSTSGLEATMNANLGKAESKGIDLSVDMHRSFSRDFSASIRGNFTLATSKYTYIEEPKYKEPWRYWVGNPIGRAYGLVAERLFVDDVEARSSPVQAFSGEGSRPMGGDIKYRDLNGDGNIDVLDIAFMGYPEVPEIVYGFGFSSTYKRFDLSAFFQGQARVSFFINPERMSPFIPSPDAWVLGNTQVLQAFADDHWSEENQDLYALYPRLGTTRNQILNNIQQSSWWLRSAAFLRLKSLEVGYTLPDRVVNRLKIDNARFYLNGMNLLTWSSFKLWDPELRGNGFAYPIQRVFNIGVNVNF; via the coding sequence ATGACTAACACTCATGCACCGGTATCCAGGGGATGGTCCCTGCTATTGCCCCGGTTGCTTTGCCTGCTCCTGCCGTTGCTGGCCTGCCTGCCCTCCCGCGCACAGGACCCCAACCGCAACACCATCACCGGCGTGGTGACCGATACCGCCGGCAAAAAGATCGAAGGCGCCAGCGTAGTGGTGGAAGGCCGTTCGGCTGCCGGCACCTCCACCGATGTGAACGGCCGCTTTGTGGTAGATGCCGCTGCCGGTACAAAGATCACCATCTCGTTCGTCGGATATATTGATTATTCCTTTGTAGTGGCCGCCAACCGGAAAGAATATCCCGTTGTATTGCAGCTGGCTGATCAGAAAGGTGATGAGGTCATTGTAGTGGCCTATGGTAAAAAGCAACGCAAGGAAGCGGTAGTAGGTTCTGTTACTTCAGTAAGGCCTGGTGAACTGAAGATACCGGCCAGCAACCTGACCACGGCCCTGGCCGGGCAGGCCGCCGGCGTGATCGCCTACCAGACCAGCGGTCAGCCGGGGCAGGACAACGCCACTTTCTTTATCCGCGGCGTCACCACTTTCGGTTATAAAAAAGATCCGCTGATCCTCATTGATAATGTGGAGATGAGCAGCAATGACCTGGCCCGTCTCCAGGTAGATGATATTGCCAGCTTCTCCATCCTGAAAGATGCCAATGCCACGGCCCTGTATGGCGCACGTGGCGCCAACGGCGTTATCCTTGTCAGCACCAAAGAAGGGAAAGTAGGCAAGGCAAAATTGAATTTCAGGCTGGAAAATTCCTTCTCTCAATCCAATAAGACCCTGGACCTGGCAGACCCTATCACGTATATGAACCTCTACAACGAGGCTTCTGTTACCCGTGGACAGACCCAGGCCCTGCCTTTCAACCCGGATAAGATCCGCAATACACAGGCTACCATCAACAATGAGCCGGGCAACAATCCCTATGTTTATCCGGCGGTAGACTGGATGGACCTGCTCTTCAAGAAAAGGACTTCCAACCAGCGCGCCAACCTGAGCCTGAGCGGCGGCGGCGGCGTTGCCCGGTACTACGTGGCCGGTTCCTATAACAGGGACAATGGTATCCTGCGCGAGGATACCCGGAACAATGCGGACAATAATGTGAAATTTGAGAACTACCAGCTACGCTCCAACGTCAATATCAACCTGACCAGATCCACAGAGATGATTGTCCGGCTTTCCGGCAATTTCAGTGAATACGGCGGTCCGCTGACAGCTGACGGCGGTTTCTCCATGGACCTCTATAATATTGCCATGCATACCAGCCCGGTGGACTTTCCGGCCTATTATGAACCGGACTCGGCCAACCGGCAGACCAGGCATATCCTCTTTGGCAATATGCCCAATACCGATGGCGATAATACCCGCTACAATAACCCCTATGCATTGATGCTGCGCGGTACCAAAAGCTCTTCTGAGTCCAGGATGTCCGCCCAGGTGGAGCTGAACCATAAGGCTGACTGGCTCACACAGGGCCTCAATTTTCACGCCATGGTCAGCACCAACCGGTACAACTATTTTGAATCCTCCCTGGCCTACAAACCTTTTTATTATTCGGTAGCCGGGTACGACCGCAAGACCAACCAGTACTCCCTCAACTGGATCAACCGGAACCCCGGCGCCGCCATTGAATACCTGGAATACAACCGGAACCCGGATAATAACCGGAGTAATACCTTCTTCGCCCTGCAGACCTCGGCGGACTATAACCGGAAATTTGGCGACCATGGCATCAGCAGCTCCCTGATCATGACCATGCAGCAGACCTCTTACTCCAATGCCAGCTCCCTCTTCACCTCGCTTCCTTACCGGAATATGGGTGTGGCGGGGCGACTGACCTACTCATTGAAAGATCGTTATTTCGGGGAGTTCAACTTTGGTTATAACGGTTCCGAACGTTTCTCTGAAGAGCATCGTTATGGGTTCTTCCCCACCTTCGGCGTATCCTGGGTAGTGTCCAAAGAAAAGTTCTGGCAACCCCTGTATGAAGTGGTCAGCAATTTCAAGATCAGGTCCAGCCTGGGACTGGTGGGTAATGACGCCATCGGCGCACAGCGCTTTTTCTATCTCTCCGAAGTGAAGCTCAACGAAGGCGGTTACGCCGTGTTCGGCACCAATAACAATTACTCCCGCAATGGTGTGAGCATTGTCAACTACCAGAACGAAGATATCAGCTGGGAAACCTCCCGGCAGGCCAATATAGCCGTGGAGATGACCGTGCTGAAAAACATTAACATCACGGCTGAGTTCTACCAGAACCACCGCTACAATATCCTCCAGGCCCGCAGTTATATTCCTTCCACCTCCGGCCTGGAAGCTACTATGAACGCCAACCTGGGCAAGGCGGAATCAAAAGGCATTGATCTCTCGGTGGACATGCACCGCAGTTTCAGCCGCGATTTTTCTGCCAGCATCCGCGGCAATTTTACCCTGGCCACCAGCAAGTATACTTATATAGAAGAACCCAAATACAAAGAGCCCTGGCGTTACTGGGTAGGAAATCCCATCGGCCGGGCCTATGGCCTGGTGGCTGAGCGCCTGTTTGTGGACGATGTGGAGGCGCGCAGCTCCCCAGTACAAGCTTTTTCCGGAGAAGGCAGCAGGCCTATGGGTGGTGATATCAAGTACCGCGACCTGAACGGCGACGGCAATATTGATGTCCTGGACATTGCCTTTATGGGTTACCCGGAAGTGCCAGAGATTGTATATGGCTTTGGTTTCTCGTCTACGTATAAACGCTTTGACCTGTCGGCTTTCTTCCAGGGGCAGGCCCGGGTCTCTTTCTTCATCAACCCTGAGCGCATGAGCCCTTTTATTCCCAGCCCTGATGCCTGGGTGCTGGGCAATACCCAGGTATTGCAGGCCTTTGCGGACGACCACTGGTCCGAGGAAAACCAGGACCTCTACGCCCTGTATCCCCGCCTGGGCACTACCAGGAACCAGATCCTCAACAATATCCAGCAAAGCAGCTGGTGGCTGAGAAGTGCGGCCTTCCTGCGGCTCAAATCGCTGGAAGTAGGCTATACCCTGCCGGACAGGGTGGTCAACAGGCTGAAAATAGACAATGCGCGGTTTTATCTCAATGGTATGAACCTGCTCACCTGGAGCTCCTTCAAATTATGGGATCCCGAGCTGAGAGGCAATGGCTTTGCCTACCCCATACAGCGGGTGTTCAACATTGGTGTAAACGTCAATTTCTGA